From the genome of Eucalyptus grandis isolate ANBG69807.140 chromosome 2, ASM1654582v1, whole genome shotgun sequence, one region includes:
- the LOC104422334 gene encoding LOW QUALITY PROTEIN: uncharacterized protein At3g17950 (The sequence of the model RefSeq protein was modified relative to this genomic sequence to represent the inferred CDS: inserted 2 bases in 2 codons) — protein MQDPGNDMFPPPSSPTTSSLSSSDLDTEVKLRPQILEKNPNLSPQIEEKKLLCLLEFLNSHSPSWVFLILDFQSTGSFFHDRSTTLGTLMGVSFPAIAFRNPSQHHEAHHPSASAAAAAAPVAAGGLKSKKPKKKKAANPSAALVAERRRRWWRLCRDDGGKPASLGEXLEMERRFGDGAFYDGAPRSELDGMADGSNQPRNGRVLFADGRVLPPAVDVGDGRRRPTAXALCRFPVSLTGLCS, from the exons atgcaaGATCCAGGGAATGACATGTTTCCGCCACCCTCATCTCCCACGACATCCTCGCTCTCTTCCTCTGATCTCGACACCGAGGTGAAGCTCCGACCGCAAATCCTTGAAAAAAATCCGAACTTGTCGCCTCAGATTGAAGAAAAGAAGCTACTTTGCCTGCTTGAATTCTTGAATTCTCACTCTCCTTCTTGGGTTTTCTTGATTCTTGATTTTCAGTCCACAGGTTCTTTCTTCCATGACCGGAGCACCACCCTCGGAACCCTAATGGGCGTCAGCTTCCCCGCCATCGCCTTCCGGAACCCGTCTCAGCACCATGAAGCCCACCACCCATCCGCCTCCGCCGCGGCGGCCGCTGCCCCCGTCGCGGCCGGCGGCCTCAAGAGCAAGAagcccaagaagaagaaggcggcCAACCCCTCGGCGGCCCTGGTGgcggagcggcggcggaggtggtggCGGCTCTGCCGTGACGACGGCGGGAAGCCGGCGTCCCTCGGTG TTCTCGAGATGGAGCGGCGGTTCGGGGACGGCGCATTCTACGACGGCGCGCCGCGGTCGGAGCTCGACGGGATGGCGGACGGCAGCAACCAGCCGAGGAACGGGAGGGTCCTGTTCGCCGACGGCCGGGTCCTGCCGCCGGCGGTGGACGTCGGCGACGGACGCCGTCGGCCGACGG GGGCTCTGTGCCGATTCCCGGTGTCACTCACTGGTCTCTGTTCTTGA
- the LOC104434463 gene encoding uncharacterized protein LOC104434463, producing the protein MGNAASCAPSIIISGSSVAKVLSSDGKMQIYTRPVRAAELMLENPGQFLCNSSTLRVGHRIHGLSADEELELRRFYFFLPMELLYSVLTYEEMSALTYRASKALKHGSFNNLTKIFPVCIFPSESKRTEGSDRDVVLEPIERYSKQRSWRPALETIVETPCRL; encoded by the coding sequence ATGGGTAATGCAGCTTCCTGTGCTCCATCCATCATCATAAGTGGGTCATCGGTGGCGAAAGTCCTGTCCTCAGATGGCAAAATGCAAATCTACACGAGGCCCGTCAGAGCAGCCGAGCTTATGCTCGAGAACCCAGGCCAATTCCTCTGCAACTCCTCCACCCTCCGGGTTGGCCACCGGATCCACGGCCTCTCGGCTGACGAGGAGCTCGAGCTTCGCCGCTTCTACTTCTTCCTTCCCATGGAGCTCCTCTACTCTGTCCTCACCTATGAAGAGATGAGTGCCCTCACCTACAGAGCCTCCAAGGCTCTCAAGCATGGGAGCTTCAACAACTTGACCAAGATCTTCCCTGTCTGCATCTTCCCTTCTGAGTCTAAGAGGACGGAGGGTTCAGATAGAGATGTTGTTCTGGAGCCAATTGAGAGGTACTCAAAGCAGAGGTCCTGGAGGCCAGCTCTGGAGACCATCGTAGAGACTCCCTGTAGGCTATGA
- the LOC104423341 gene encoding protein WHAT'S THIS FACTOR 1 homolog, chloroplastic: MVISVVSRGISHCNNGLYLPPSFLHFVRCMALWSMKKDPELEAALSRNRRWVVNNQIKNIILGYPSQEAPVKFLQRKFKTLDLQGKALNWLKKYPCCFEVHLRGDEYYCHLSKRMMYLVDEEESVKSMQEPVFVERLAKLLMMSTNQRLNLMKINELKRNFGFPDDYMLRIVAKHGDIFRVVNHSGRKSSMELELISWDPDLAVSAIEASAHRHGSEPCFSCSLPSSWVKSWERFHEFNSTPYISPYVDPRGLTEGSKEMEKRTVGLVHEILSLTLWKKASILKLGHFRREFSLPEKLNILLLKHPGIFYVSNKYQLYTVLLREGYNGSELVEKDPLVIVKEKFGELMQEGLHEYNRRHYLANLEKKRRIGMGLDRLDKRKEKSGEVSEQDQGEGLGSLFDPEERRRFYKVLFDDKSP, translated from the coding sequence ATGGTGATCTCCGTTGTATCTCGTGGTATAAGCCATTGCAACAATGGATTGTACCTTCCACCATCCTTTCTACATTTCGTCAGATGCATGGCTCTTTGGTCAATGAAGAAGGATCCAGAACTTGAAGCGGCTCTCTCACGAAACCGTCGATGGGTTGTAAACAATCAGATCAAGAATATAATCCTTGGATATCCCAGCCAGGAGGCACCCGTCAAATTTCTTCAGAGGAAGTTTAAGACTCTTGATCTTCAAGGGAAAGCGCTAAACTGGCTTAAAAAGTATCCTTGTTGCTTTGAAGTCCATCTAAGGGGTGATGAATATTATTGTCATCTGTCGAAACGGATGATGTATTTAGTAGACGAGGAAGAGTCAGTGAAAAGTATGCAAGAACCAGTTTTCGTGGAACGGTTGGCAAAATTGTTGATGATGAGCACAAATCAGAGGCTTAATCTTATGAAAATCAACGAGTTGAAACGTAACTTTGGGTTTCCTGATGATTACATGCTCAGGATTGTTGCAAAGCACGGGGATATATTTCGGGTTGTAAATCATAGTGGGAGAAAGAGTTCTATGGAGCTTGAGCTTATATCATGGGACCCTGATTTAGCTGTCTCTGCAATTGAAGCCTCAGCTCACAGGCATGGTTCTGAGCCATGCTTTTCATGTTCATTGCCTTCAAGCTGGGTTAAATCATGGGAAAGGTttcatgaatttaattcaactccTTACATTTCACCGTATGTAGATCCTCGAGGTCTAACAGAGGGATCCAAGGAAATGGAGAAGAGGACTGTGGGTTTGGTCCATGAGATACTATCTTTGACCTTGTGgaagaaagcatcgatcttGAAACTTGGTCATTTCAGGAGAGAGTTTTCTTTACCAGAGAAATTGAATATTTTGCTGCTGAAGCACCCTGGTATTTTCTATGTTTCAAACAAATATCAATTATATACTGTTCTTCTTAGAGAAGGATATAATGGATCTGAATTGGTTGAAAAGGATCCTCTGGTTATTGTGAAGGAGAAATTTGGAGAATTAATGCAAGAGGGGCTTCATGAGTACAATCGAAGGCATTATCTAGCAAAtttagagaagaaaaggagaattgGGATGGGTTTAGATAGATTAGacaaaaggaaggagaaaagtGGTGAAGTTTCTGAACAGGATCAAGGTGAGGGACTAGGTAGTTTGTTTGACCCAGAAGAAAGAAGGCGATTTTACAAAGTTCTATTTGATGACAAATCTCCTTAA
- the LOC104422323 gene encoding uncharacterized protein LOC104422323 isoform X2, producing the protein MESCDDEKDGGSENLIPKALSPGVASGGAKFVDEVLNGQDECCLDNFRMDKNVFYKLCHVLQSRGLLRHTNRIKIEEQLAIFLFIIGHNLRTRAVQELFRYSGETISRHFNNVLNAITAISLDFFQPPGSDVPQEVLGNPRFYPYFKDCVGAVDCIQFPVMVAVDEQGPFRNKNSLLMQNVLAACSFDLKFHYVLAGWEGSASELQVLHSALTRRNNLQVPEGRYYLVDTKYANLPGFLSPYQDVPYHLNGLPGDHHPQDEKDLFNQRHSLLRNATNRSFGALKARFPILTSTPPYPLQTQVKLVVAACAIHNFIRREKPDDWLFRTFEHGDVIQMDEALPSLEVEQPMLFENQDLDFPFVTEDLEMFVQLRDSVATEMWNDYINDDLSGI; encoded by the exons ATGGAAAGCTGTGATGATGAGAAGGATGGCGGCTCCGAAAACCTTATCCCGAAGGCGCTATCGCCCGGGGTAGCATCTGGGGGTGCCAAGTTCGTGGATGAGGTGCTTAATGGTCAGGATGAATGCTGCTTGGACAACTTCCGGATGGACAAGAACGTGTTCTACAAGTTGTGCCACGTTTTGCAGTCGAGAGGCTTGCTGCGCCATACGAACAGGATCAAGATCGAGGAGCAGCTGGCCATATTCTTGTTCATAATAGGCCATAACCTGCGGACGCGAGCTGTTCAAGAGCTGTTTAGGTATTCCGGAGAAACCATTAGTCGGCATTTCAACAATGTCTTGAATGCGATTACCGCGATTTCTTTGGATTTCTTTCAGCCTCCGGGAAGTGACGTCCCTCAAGAAGTCCTGGGAAATCCTAGATTTTACCCTTATTTCAAG GACTGTGTTGGAGCAGTTGATTGCATACAATTCCCGGTGATGGTGGCTGTAGATGAACAAGGACCTTTCCGCAATAAAAACAGTTTACTCATGCAAAATGTGCTGGCAGCTTGCTCATTTGACCTCAAGTTTCATTACGTCTTGGCTGGGTGGGAAGGCTCAGCATCCGAATTGCAAGTCCTACATTCTGCTCTCACAAGGCGTAACAATTTGCAGGTCCCTGAAG GCAGGTACTACCTGGTGGACACCAAGTATGCGAATCTGCCAGGTTTTCTAAGCCCATATCAGGATGTACCCTATCACTTGAATGGGTTGCCTGGGGATCATCATCCACAGGATGAAAAAGACTTGTTCAATCAACGGCATTCATTATTGAGAAATGCCACAAATCGCAGCTTTGGTGCTTTGAAGGCCAGATTCCCGATTTTAACATCAACTCCTCCTTATCCATTGCAGACACAGGTAAAATTGGTCGTAGCTGCATGCGCCATTCACAATTTCATTCGTAGGGAGAAACCAGATGATTGGCTTTTTAGAACGTTTGAGCATGGAGATGTGATACAAATGGATGAGGCGTTGCCCTCTTTGGAGGTAGAACAGCCAATGCTCTTTGAGAACCAGGACctggattttccttttgtaaCAGAAGATTTAGAAATGTTTGTGCAACTGCGTGATTCAGTTGCTACTGAGATGTGGAATGACTATATCAATGACGATTTATCTGGAATATAG
- the LOC104422323 gene encoding uncharacterized protein LOC104422323 isoform X1: protein MHVCWKERFPERVFCSKDLAGYCFWVMESCDDEKDGGSENLIPKALSPGVASGGAKFVDEVLNGQDECCLDNFRMDKNVFYKLCHVLQSRGLLRHTNRIKIEEQLAIFLFIIGHNLRTRAVQELFRYSGETISRHFNNVLNAITAISLDFFQPPGSDVPQEVLGNPRFYPYFKDCVGAVDCIQFPVMVAVDEQGPFRNKNSLLMQNVLAACSFDLKFHYVLAGWEGSASELQVLHSALTRRNNLQVPEGRYYLVDTKYANLPGFLSPYQDVPYHLNGLPGDHHPQDEKDLFNQRHSLLRNATNRSFGALKARFPILTSTPPYPLQTQVKLVVAACAIHNFIRREKPDDWLFRTFEHGDVIQMDEALPSLEVEQPMLFENQDLDFPFVTEDLEMFVQLRDSVATEMWNDYINDDLSGI, encoded by the exons ATGCACGTGTGCTGGAAGGAACGATTTCCTGAACGTGTTTTCTGCTCGAAAGATCTTGCAGGGTATTGCTTTTGGGTCATGGAAAGCTGTGATGATGAGAAGGATGGCGGCTCCGAAAACCTTATCCCGAAGGCGCTATCGCCCGGGGTAGCATCTGGGGGTGCCAAGTTCGTGGATGAGGTGCTTAATGGTCAGGATGAATGCTGCTTGGACAACTTCCGGATGGACAAGAACGTGTTCTACAAGTTGTGCCACGTTTTGCAGTCGAGAGGCTTGCTGCGCCATACGAACAGGATCAAGATCGAGGAGCAGCTGGCCATATTCTTGTTCATAATAGGCCATAACCTGCGGACGCGAGCTGTTCAAGAGCTGTTTAGGTATTCCGGAGAAACCATTAGTCGGCATTTCAACAATGTCTTGAATGCGATTACCGCGATTTCTTTGGATTTCTTTCAGCCTCCGGGAAGTGACGTCCCTCAAGAAGTCCTGGGAAATCCTAGATTTTACCCTTATTTCAAG GACTGTGTTGGAGCAGTTGATTGCATACAATTCCCGGTGATGGTGGCTGTAGATGAACAAGGACCTTTCCGCAATAAAAACAGTTTACTCATGCAAAATGTGCTGGCAGCTTGCTCATTTGACCTCAAGTTTCATTACGTCTTGGCTGGGTGGGAAGGCTCAGCATCCGAATTGCAAGTCCTACATTCTGCTCTCACAAGGCGTAACAATTTGCAGGTCCCTGAAG GCAGGTACTACCTGGTGGACACCAAGTATGCGAATCTGCCAGGTTTTCTAAGCCCATATCAGGATGTACCCTATCACTTGAATGGGTTGCCTGGGGATCATCATCCACAGGATGAAAAAGACTTGTTCAATCAACGGCATTCATTATTGAGAAATGCCACAAATCGCAGCTTTGGTGCTTTGAAGGCCAGATTCCCGATTTTAACATCAACTCCTCCTTATCCATTGCAGACACAGGTAAAATTGGTCGTAGCTGCATGCGCCATTCACAATTTCATTCGTAGGGAGAAACCAGATGATTGGCTTTTTAGAACGTTTGAGCATGGAGATGTGATACAAATGGATGAGGCGTTGCCCTCTTTGGAGGTAGAACAGCCAATGCTCTTTGAGAACCAGGACctggattttccttttgtaaCAGAAGATTTAGAAATGTTTGTGCAACTGCGTGATTCAGTTGCTACTGAGATGTGGAATGACTATATCAATGACGATTTATCTGGAATATAG
- the LOC104422347 gene encoding surfeit locus protein 1 isoform X1, with the protein MSSSISRALTGKLRRGATAAAAAGVPALRRPRPVLRSPAPSLSLFPSPSRFSTSSPAAAAAAASFAAAADGSSSQARGKENGSRWSRWLLFVPGAIAFGLGTWQVFRRQDKINMLEYRQGRLDMEPMELKGVSPSNKDLQSLEFRRVFGKGVFDDKRSIFVGPRSRSISGVTENGYYLITPLMPISDDPESVKFPVLVNRGWVPRSWRDKFLETLDDAGKPKDASETSVQKSEEKSWWKPWSKKPKNVEEHVAAVALVEVLGVIRGSEKPSIFVPANNPASSQWFYVDTVAIAHASGLPADTLYTEDINENVNPSNPYPVPKEVNTLIRSSVMPQDHLNYILTWYSLSAAVTFMAFKRLRQKKSRR; encoded by the exons ATGTCTTCCTCCATTTCCAGAGCTCTCACCGGCAAGCTCCGCcgcggagccaccgcggccgccgccgccggggtCCCTGCGCTCCGCCGCCCGCGCCCCGTCCTCCGATCGCCGGCGCCGTCGCTTTCGCTGTTCCCGTCGCCGTCTCGCTTCTCCAcctcctcccccgccgccgccgccgccgccgcctcgttTGCCGCTGCCGCCGACGGCTCCTCTTCTCAGGCTCGAG GTAAGGAGAATGGATCGAGGTGGTCCAGGTGGCTGCTCTTCGTTCCTGGAGCTATCGCGTTTGGTCTTGGGACTTGGCAGGTTTTCAGGAGACAGGACAAG ATTAATATGCTGGAATATAGACAGGGGAGATTGGATATGGAACCCATGGAACTTAAGGGCGTATCTCCTAGCAACAAGGACCTGCAATCTTTGGAGTTTAGGAGGGTCTTCGGCAAAGGAGTTTTTGATGACAAAAGGTCAATATTTGTGGGTCCACGTTCCCGAAGCATTTCTGGAGTGACAGAGAATGGGTACTATCTAATCACTCCCCTTATGCCAATTTCAGATGACCCTGAAAG TGTAAAGTTTCCAGTTCTGGTTAATAGAGGATGGGTACCCCGAAGTTGGAGAGACAAGTTCCTTGAAACTTTGGATGATGCTGGAAAGCCTAAAGATGCATCAGAAACCTCTGTCCAAAAGAGTGAAGAAAAATCTTGGTGGAAACCTTGGTCTAAGAAGCCTAAAAATGTTGAG GAACATGTTGCTGCTGTTGCATTGGTAGAGGTTCTAGGAGTCATTCGCGGGAGCGAGAAGCCCAGTATTTTTGTTCCCGCAAACAATCCAGCTTCCTCCCAGTGGTTTTATGTTGACACTGTGGCCATTGCTCATGCTTCTGGGCTCCCTGCTGATACTCTCTACACAGAAGATATTAATGAAAATGTGAATCCAAGCAATCCGTATCCAGTACCAAAGGAAGTCAATACCTTGATTCGCAGTTCAGTGATGCCACAGGACCacctaaattatattttgacgTG GTATTCTCTGTCTGCTGCAGTTACATTCATGGCCTTCAAGAGACTTAGGCAAAAGAAAAGTCGGAGATAG
- the LOC104422347 gene encoding surfeit locus protein 1 isoform X2 — MSSSISRALTGKLRRGATAAAAAGVPALRRPRPVLRSPAPSLSLFPSPSRFSTSSPAAADGSSSQARGKENGSRWSRWLLFVPGAIAFGLGTWQVFRRQDKINMLEYRQGRLDMEPMELKGVSPSNKDLQSLEFRRVFGKGVFDDKRSIFVGPRSRSISGVTENGYYLITPLMPISDDPESVKFPVLVNRGWVPRSWRDKFLETLDDAGKPKDASETSVQKSEEKSWWKPWSKKPKNVEEHVAAVALVEVLGVIRGSEKPSIFVPANNPASSQWFYVDTVAIAHASGLPADTLYTEDINENVNPSNPYPVPKEVNTLIRSSVMPQDHLNYILTWYSLSAAVTFMAFKRLRQKKSRR, encoded by the exons ATGTCTTCCTCCATTTCCAGAGCTCTCACCGGCAAGCTCCGCcgcggagccaccgcggccgccgccgccggggtCCCTGCGCTCCGCCGCCCGCGCCCCGTCCTCCGATCGCCGGCGCCGTCGCTTTCGCTGTTCCCGTCGCCGTCTCGCTTCTCCAcctcctcccccgcc GCCGCCGACGGCTCCTCTTCTCAGGCTCGAG GTAAGGAGAATGGATCGAGGTGGTCCAGGTGGCTGCTCTTCGTTCCTGGAGCTATCGCGTTTGGTCTTGGGACTTGGCAGGTTTTCAGGAGACAGGACAAG ATTAATATGCTGGAATATAGACAGGGGAGATTGGATATGGAACCCATGGAACTTAAGGGCGTATCTCCTAGCAACAAGGACCTGCAATCTTTGGAGTTTAGGAGGGTCTTCGGCAAAGGAGTTTTTGATGACAAAAGGTCAATATTTGTGGGTCCACGTTCCCGAAGCATTTCTGGAGTGACAGAGAATGGGTACTATCTAATCACTCCCCTTATGCCAATTTCAGATGACCCTGAAAG TGTAAAGTTTCCAGTTCTGGTTAATAGAGGATGGGTACCCCGAAGTTGGAGAGACAAGTTCCTTGAAACTTTGGATGATGCTGGAAAGCCTAAAGATGCATCAGAAACCTCTGTCCAAAAGAGTGAAGAAAAATCTTGGTGGAAACCTTGGTCTAAGAAGCCTAAAAATGTTGAG GAACATGTTGCTGCTGTTGCATTGGTAGAGGTTCTAGGAGTCATTCGCGGGAGCGAGAAGCCCAGTATTTTTGTTCCCGCAAACAATCCAGCTTCCTCCCAGTGGTTTTATGTTGACACTGTGGCCATTGCTCATGCTTCTGGGCTCCCTGCTGATACTCTCTACACAGAAGATATTAATGAAAATGTGAATCCAAGCAATCCGTATCCAGTACCAAAGGAAGTCAATACCTTGATTCGCAGTTCAGTGATGCCACAGGACCacctaaattatattttgacgTG GTATTCTCTGTCTGCTGCAGTTACATTCATGGCCTTCAAGAGACTTAGGCAAAAGAAAAGTCGGAGATAG